A window of the Thermoleophilia bacterium SCSIO 60948 genome harbors these coding sequences:
- the tsf gene encoding translation elongation factor Ts, with the protein MATVSAKDVKALRDRTGAAMMDCKAALDEAAGDMDKAVEVLRVKGQASAAKRSGRSTSEGTVSSYIHANGKVGVMVEVLCETDFVARNDDFQDFAREVALHIAGSPTPPLYVSADEIPSDQVAAERKVLEAKAAESGKPENVIEKIVEGQISKWSREIALLDQEHVRTDRYDGKTIEQLRAELAAKTGENVQIGRFARFAVGEQPE; encoded by the coding sequence ATGGCCACCGTCAGCGCCAAGGACGTCAAGGCGCTTCGCGACCGCACCGGCGCCGCGATGATGGATTGCAAGGCGGCACTCGACGAGGCCGCCGGCGACATGGACAAGGCCGTCGAGGTCCTGCGCGTCAAGGGCCAGGCCAGTGCCGCCAAGCGCTCAGGTCGCTCGACCTCGGAGGGCACGGTGTCCTCCTACATCCACGCCAACGGCAAGGTCGGCGTGATGGTCGAGGTGCTGTGCGAGACGGACTTCGTCGCCCGCAACGACGACTTCCAGGACTTCGCCCGCGAGGTCGCGCTGCACATCGCGGGCTCGCCGACGCCGCCGCTCTACGTCTCGGCCGACGAGATCCCCTCCGACCAGGTCGCCGCCGAGCGCAAGGTCCTCGAGGCGAAGGCCGCCGAGTCCGGCAAGCCCGAGAACGTGATCGAGAAGATCGTCGAAGGCCAGATCAGCAAGTGGTCGCGCGAGATCGCGCTGCTCGACCAGGAGCACGTGCGCACCGACCGCTACGACGGCAAGACGATCGAGCAGCTGCGCGCGGAGCTCGCCGCCAAGACCGGCGAGAACGTCCAGATCGGGCGGTTCGCGCGGTTCGCGGTCGGCGAGCAGCCGGAGTAA
- a CDS encoding UMP kinase has product MAEPAFERIMLKLSGEALMGSREYGTDGDRVNAIAEQVSALSKAGIQMALVVGAGNIYRGLEGAAQGMDRATADYMGMLATLLNALTLQDALEKQGSHTRVLSAIEVMEVAEPYIRRRAIRHLEKGRVIIFAAGTGNPFFTTDTAAALRALEIHADAILMAKHGVEGVYDADPSIVPDAKFLPRVTHREAIERGLRVMDSTALSLCMDNALPIHVFNMADARNIDRIAHGERVGTIVSSDASSQG; this is encoded by the coding sequence ATGGCCGAACCCGCCTTCGAACGGATCATGCTCAAGCTCTCGGGGGAGGCCCTGATGGGCTCGCGTGAGTACGGCACCGACGGGGACCGCGTCAACGCGATCGCCGAGCAGGTCTCCGCGCTGTCGAAGGCCGGGATCCAGATGGCGCTCGTCGTCGGCGCCGGCAACATCTACCGCGGCCTCGAGGGCGCGGCGCAGGGCATGGACCGGGCGACCGCCGACTACATGGGAATGCTCGCGACGCTGCTGAACGCGCTGACGCTTCAGGACGCGCTCGAGAAGCAGGGCTCGCACACCCGCGTGCTGTCGGCGATCGAGGTCATGGAGGTCGCCGAGCCCTACATCCGCCGTCGCGCGATCCGCCATCTCGAGAAGGGCCGCGTGATCATCTTCGCGGCCGGCACCGGCAACCCGTTCTTCACGACCGACACCGCCGCCGCGCTGCGCGCGCTCGAGATCCACGCCGACGCGATCCTGATGGCCAAGCACGGCGTCGAGGGGGTCTACGACGCGGACCCGAGCATCGTCCCCGATGCCAAGTTCCTGCCCCGTGTGACGCACCGCGAGGCGATCGAGCGCGGGCTGCGGGTGATGGACTCGACGGCGCTCTCGCTGTGCATGGACAACGCGCTTCCGATCCACGTCTTCAACATGGCCGACGCCCGGAACATAGATAGGATCGCGCATGGCGAGCGGGTCGGGACCATCGTCTCCTCCGACGCCTCCAGCCAGGGATGA
- the frr gene encoding ribosome recycling factor, producing MSELTDEIMADAAERMGKSVEACRNELATVRTGRASPHLLDRISVDYYGAQTPLRQLANAAATDARLITVTPYDKGAIGAIEKSIMESDLGLTPSNDGNVIRLRIPELNEERRREMVKVVHGVAEQGRVSVRSVRRDVMSDLRELKSEGDLGADEEHRAEQDLQKRTDSAIAEIDTALAAKEQEILEV from the coding sequence ATGAGCGAGCTCACCGACGAGATAATGGCCGACGCCGCCGAGCGCATGGGCAAGTCCGTCGAGGCCTGTCGCAACGAGCTCGCGACGGTCCGGACCGGCCGTGCCTCACCGCATCTGCTCGACCGCATCAGCGTCGACTACTACGGCGCCCAGACACCGCTTCGCCAGCTCGCGAACGCCGCGGCGACGGACGCGCGGCTGATCACCGTCACCCCCTACGACAAGGGTGCGATCGGCGCGATCGAGAAGTCGATCATGGAATCCGACCTCGGCCTCACGCCCTCGAACGACGGCAACGTGATCCGGCTGCGGATCCCCGAGCTGAATGAGGAGCGGCGGCGCGAGATGGTCAAGGTCGTCCACGGCGTCGCCGAGCAGGGCCGCGTCTCGGTCCGCAGCGTCCGCCGCGACGTGATGAGCGACCTGAGAGAGCTCAAGTCCGAAGGCGACCTCGGCGCCGACGAGGAGCACCGCGCCGAGCAGGACCTGCAGAAGCGGACCGACAGCGCGATCGCCGAGATCGACACGGCGCTGGCAGCCAAGGAGCAGGAGATCCTCGAGGTCTGA
- the uppS gene encoding di-trans,poly-cis-decaprenylcistransferase, giving the protein MADPTDPARARNVAIITDGNGRWAIERGLAPIEGHRAGADTVKARLRDAVELGVEELTVFSFSTENWSRPKAEVEGLMAMFAERIDRETPELHAEGVRMRFIGRREEVSPALRERIETAEETTAANERITLFIAFNYGGRAEILDAAERYTGGGEDEFRRHLYAPEMAEPDLLIRTSGEQRISNFLLWQCAYSEIVWRPELWPDFDRAAFEAALEEFSLRKRRFGGR; this is encoded by the coding sequence ATGGCCGACCCGACCGACCCGGCCAGGGCTCGCAACGTCGCGATCATCACCGACGGCAACGGCCGCTGGGCGATCGAGCGCGGTCTGGCGCCGATCGAGGGCCACCGCGCCGGAGCCGACACCGTGAAGGCGCGGCTGCGCGACGCCGTCGAGCTCGGGGTCGAGGAGCTGACGGTGTTCTCGTTCTCGACCGAGAACTGGAGCAGGCCGAAGGCCGAGGTCGAGGGCCTGATGGCGATGTTCGCCGAGCGGATCGACCGCGAGACGCCCGAGCTCCACGCCGAGGGCGTTCGGATGCGCTTCATCGGGCGCCGCGAGGAGGTCTCGCCCGCGCTTCGCGAGCGGATCGAGACGGCCGAGGAGACGACGGCCGCGAACGAGCGGATCACGCTCTTCATCGCCTTCAACTACGGCGGTCGCGCCGAGATCCTCGACGCCGCCGAGCGCTACACGGGCGGGGGAGAGGACGAGTTCCGGCGCCACCTCTACGCACCCGAGATGGCCGAGCCGGACCTCCTGATCCGCACGTCGGGCGAGCAGCGCATCTCCAACTTCCTGCTCTGGCAGTGCGCCTACTCGGAGATCGTGTGGCGCCCTGAGCTCTGGCCCGATTTCGATCGCGCGGCCTTCGAGGCCGCGCTCGAGGAGTTCAGCCTGCGAAAGCGGCGTTTCGGCGGCCGCTGA
- a CDS encoding phosphatidate cytidylyltransferase, translated as MRGEEEHRTSGFFDVEAEEGQAPAPATPAARNRARAGRSPTPRRDPAASRRERSETGARIVWAVPWIAFAIAIVVVGGGIFAAAMLGLAVVCQSELFRMTRASMPLAGVAAIVTAGLVAAAFFGLRAEMLAILLATLPLMFLAIAARGTDGVTGTFAITALGVVWIGLPFAHAVLLREIPEHGLGLVVDVLVATFLADTCAYAGGRAFGRHQLAPRLSPKKTVEGLAFGIAGGAAAFWFAGLYQDWLSGTDALLIGLGVAIVAPIGDLFESVIKRDLGVKDSGTVIGPHGGLLDRLDAVLFTMVAGYWLAVAFGL; from the coding sequence ATGCGCGGTGAGGAGGAGCACAGGACGAGCGGCTTCTTCGACGTCGAGGCCGAGGAGGGTCAGGCACCCGCGCCGGCCACGCCCGCGGCTCGAAACCGGGCCCGCGCCGGGCGCTCGCCGACACCCCGGCGAGATCCGGCGGCCTCCCGCCGTGAGCGCTCCGAGACGGGCGCGCGGATCGTCTGGGCGGTGCCCTGGATCGCCTTCGCGATCGCGATCGTCGTCGTCGGCGGCGGGATCTTCGCTGCGGCGATGCTGGGGCTGGCCGTCGTCTGCCAGTCCGAGCTCTTTCGCATGACCAGGGCGAGCATGCCGCTGGCCGGCGTCGCTGCGATCGTCACCGCGGGACTCGTGGCGGCGGCCTTCTTCGGCCTGCGCGCCGAGATGCTCGCGATCCTGCTCGCAACGCTCCCGCTGATGTTCCTGGCGATCGCCGCGCGCGGCACCGACGGGGTCACAGGAACGTTCGCGATCACCGCGCTGGGCGTGGTCTGGATCGGGCTCCCGTTCGCCCACGCGGTGCTGCTGCGAGAGATCCCCGAGCACGGGCTCGGCCTCGTCGTCGACGTCCTCGTCGCGACCTTCCTCGCCGACACCTGCGCCTACGCCGGCGGCCGCGCCTTCGGCCGCCATCAGCTCGCGCCGCGCCTGTCGCCGAAGAAGACCGTCGAGGGCCTCGCGTTCGGGATCGCGGGCGGGGCGGCGGCGTTCTGGTTCGCGGGGCTCTACCAGGACTGGCTCTCGGGAACAGACGCTCTGCTGATCGGCCTCGGGGTCGCGATCGTCGCGCCGATCGGCGACCTGTTCGAGTCCGTCATCAAGCGCGACCTGGGAGTCAAGGACTCGGGCACGGTGATCGGCCCCCACGGCGGTCTCCTCGACCGCCTGGACGCGGTCCTGTTCACGATGGTCGCCGGCTACTGGCTCGCGGTCGCGTTCGGGCTTTAA
- a CDS encoding 1-deoxy-D-xylulose-5-phosphate reductoisomerase, with protein MPKRVLILGSTGSVGEQAIAVAQSTDELDVVGLSAATSWERLAEQADALGVGSVALSDPASAARAASALGAETTVDAGEDGVRELIARTSPDLVLNAIVGSAGLGPTVATLSAGIDLALANKESLVVGGELVTMLAEATGARILPVDSEHSALAQLIDGEGPGAVERLVLTASGGPFRGRDDLSGVSVSDALDHPTWAMGGRITIDSATLMNKGFEVIEAHHLFRTPFERIDVVVHPQSLIHALIDLCDGATLAHLGVPDMRTPIAWAMHHPDRAALGIERLDLSATRRLDFEPPDVERFPCLALARRAGIEGGTAPCVLNAADEVAVEAFLDGRIEFTRIPELVEAALEEIAPQPVTHFSELFEIDARARDAVRGRIDAGAVAR; from the coding sequence TTGCCCAAGCGGGTTCTCATCCTCGGCTCGACCGGCTCCGTCGGCGAGCAGGCGATCGCCGTCGCCCAGTCCACGGACGAGCTCGACGTCGTCGGGCTGTCGGCTGCGACCAGCTGGGAGCGCCTCGCCGAGCAGGCGGACGCGCTCGGCGTCGGCTCGGTCGCCCTCAGCGACCCCGCATCGGCCGCCCGCGCAGCGTCCGCGCTCGGCGCCGAGACGACGGTCGACGCCGGCGAGGACGGGGTGCGCGAGCTGATCGCGCGCACGTCGCCCGATCTCGTGCTGAACGCGATAGTCGGTTCGGCGGGGCTCGGGCCGACCGTCGCGACGCTCAGCGCCGGGATCGACCTCGCGCTCGCCAACAAGGAGAGCCTCGTCGTCGGTGGCGAGCTCGTGACGATGCTCGCGGAGGCGACCGGAGCCCGCATCCTGCCCGTCGACTCCGAGCACTCCGCGCTCGCGCAGCTGATCGACGGCGAAGGTCCGGGCGCCGTCGAGCGGCTCGTCCTGACCGCATCCGGCGGCCCGTTCCGCGGTCGCGACGACCTGAGCGGCGTGAGCGTCTCCGACGCGCTCGACCATCCGACCTGGGCGATGGGCGGGCGGATCACGATCGACTCGGCGACGCTGATGAACAAGGGGTTCGAGGTCATCGAGGCCCATCACCTGTTCCGGACCCCGTTCGAGCGGATCGACGTCGTCGTCCATCCGCAATCCCTGATCCACGCGCTGATCGACCTCTGCGACGGCGCGACCTTGGCCCACCTCGGGGTCCCCGACATGCGAACGCCGATCGCCTGGGCGATGCATCACCCCGATCGCGCCGCGCTCGGCATCGAGCGACTCGATCTCTCCGCGACCCGCAGGCTCGACTTCGAGCCGCCCGACGTCGAGCGCTTCCCCTGCCTGGCGCTGGCCCGCCGCGCCGGGATCGAGGGCGGCACCGCGCCCTGCGTCCTCAACGCCGCCGACGAGGTCGCCGTCGAAGCGTTCCTCGACGGCCGGATCGAGTTCACGCGGATCCCCGAGCTCGTCGAGGCGGCGCTCGAGGAGATCGCGCCGCAGCCCGTCACCCACTTCTCCGAGCTCTTCGAGATCGACGCCCGCGCGCGCGACGCCGTCCGGGGCCGGATCGACGCCGGGGCGGTGGCGCGGTGA
- a CDS encoding peptidase M50 gives MSTALAIGLAILGVIVLVVLHELGHFFAAKAVGMRVEKLYLFFGKGIVKVRRGETEYGIGWIPAGGYAKISGMNPDEELPPEVAPRGYYNQPVWKRIVVILAGPAVNLVVAFLILWGAGLTIEEPAALDVGEVMAETPAAGELESGDRLVSVAGVDATGTPVEDRAVAIKEAINEETCAGGRETDGCEATRPVDFVVQRDGEQLTIPITPRYDAEAEEFRVGFGFQLSSEDTITRSQSIGQAAASSADQMWLISSATISTFAQLFKAEKREQLGSVVGAVEVTRQAFQFDIDLAIRLIGFISLSLALVNLLPFLPLDGGHVFWAIVEKLRGGRRVSFEVMERASVIGFALVMVIFFIGLSNDIGRFSSGEFDLR, from the coding sequence GTGAGCACGGCGCTCGCGATTGGCCTCGCGATCCTCGGCGTGATCGTCCTCGTGGTGCTCCACGAGCTGGGTCACTTCTTCGCGGCCAAGGCCGTCGGGATGCGGGTCGAGAAGCTCTACCTGTTCTTCGGCAAGGGCATCGTCAAGGTCCGCCGGGGTGAGACGGAGTACGGGATCGGATGGATCCCCGCGGGGGGCTACGCGAAGATCAGCGGGATGAATCCCGACGAGGAGCTGCCTCCCGAGGTGGCTCCCCGCGGCTACTACAACCAGCCCGTCTGGAAGCGGATCGTCGTGATCCTCGCCGGGCCTGCGGTCAACCTCGTCGTGGCGTTCCTGATCCTCTGGGGCGCCGGGCTCACGATCGAGGAGCCGGCCGCGCTCGACGTCGGCGAGGTGATGGCCGAGACGCCGGCGGCGGGCGAGCTCGAGTCCGGCGACCGGCTGGTCTCCGTCGCGGGGGTCGATGCGACCGGCACCCCGGTCGAGGACCGCGCCGTGGCGATCAAGGAGGCGATCAACGAGGAGACCTGCGCCGGCGGGCGCGAGACCGACGGTTGCGAGGCGACGCGACCTGTCGACTTCGTCGTCCAGCGCGACGGAGAGCAGCTGACGATCCCGATCACGCCTCGCTACGACGCCGAGGCCGAGGAGTTCCGGGTCGGGTTCGGGTTCCAGCTCTCGAGCGAAGACACGATCACCCGCTCGCAGTCGATCGGCCAGGCAGCGGCGAGCTCGGCCGACCAGATGTGGCTGATCTCCTCGGCGACGATCTCGACCTTCGCCCAGCTCTTCAAGGCCGAGAAGCGCGAGCAGCTCGGCAGCGTCGTCGGCGCCGTCGAGGTGACCCGCCAGGCGTTCCAGTTCGACATCGATCTCGCGATCCGCCTGATCGGCTTCATCTCGCTCTCGCTGGCGCTGGTCAACCTGCTGCCGTTCCTCCCGCTCGACGGCGGGCACGTCTTCTGGGCGATCGTCGAGAAGCTCCGCGGAGGGCGTCGCGTCTCCTTCGAGGTGATGGAGAGGGCGAGCGTGATCGGGTTCGCGCTCGTGATGGTCATCTTCTTCATCGGGCTCTCGAACGACATCGGCCGCTTCTCGAGCGGCGAGTTCGACCTGCGCTGA
- a CDS encoding long-chain fatty acid--CoA ligase encodes MEQATTSAPRAAARGEDPVEPKHATLFEAFEATAAAQPDAVAIREDEREQTWAELRSAALGIAGGLEALGIGRGDTVALLMRNRLEFNACDLGAVAVGAVPFSLYATSSPEQIAYMLGDAEARVAIADSVMVDRLRAAREQLPQLERIVLVDADPQGDGAEMTLAELERSGEGWDPASALADADAEDLLTLIYTSGTTGPPKGVQLTHRNLMSLIGGVEAILGLPEGEGRVISWLPAAHIAERGANYYLPVVRGYETTVCPDPKRVAEFLGKVRPTWFFAVPRVWEKLKAGLEAMVAGLPDEQREGAEKALAAATQRVRLRQAGEPVPSELDAAVEQADAQMFAPIRAQLGLDDVASVNVGAAPTPVEVLEFFHAIGIEIGELWGMSETCGVAACNPPGAVKLGTVGPPFPGIEIRIADDGEVLVRGASIMPGYRNLPDKTAEALSEDGWLHTGDVGELDADGYLKIVDRKKELLINASGKNMSPTEIESKLSASSPLIGQAVAIGDARPYNVALVVLDPDFAPVWAGQHGIEDASIEALAANPELQAAVASAIGHANARMSRVEQIKRFRIMPREWVPGGDELTPTMKLKRRPIAERYSEEIEALYAGEGIEPDEPASA; translated from the coding sequence ATGGAGCAGGCGACGACGAGCGCGCCACGGGCAGCGGCCCGGGGCGAGGATCCGGTCGAACCGAAGCACGCGACGCTGTTCGAGGCCTTCGAGGCGACCGCCGCGGCGCAGCCCGACGCGGTCGCGATCCGCGAGGACGAGCGCGAGCAGACGTGGGCTGAGCTCCGCTCGGCGGCGCTCGGGATCGCCGGCGGCCTCGAGGCGCTCGGCATCGGTCGTGGAGACACCGTCGCGCTGCTGATGCGAAACCGGCTCGAGTTCAACGCCTGCGACCTAGGCGCGGTCGCGGTCGGTGCCGTCCCGTTCTCGCTCTACGCCACCTCCTCGCCCGAGCAGATCGCCTACATGCTCGGTGACGCCGAGGCCCGCGTCGCGATCGCCGACTCGGTCATGGTCGACCGGCTCCGAGCCGCGCGTGAGCAGCTGCCGCAGCTCGAGCGGATCGTCCTGGTCGATGCCGATCCGCAGGGCGACGGGGCCGAGATGACCCTTGCCGAGCTCGAGCGCTCGGGCGAGGGCTGGGACCCGGCCTCGGCGCTGGCCGATGCCGACGCCGAGGACCTGCTGACCCTCATCTACACCTCCGGCACGACGGGTCCGCCGAAGGGCGTCCAGCTCACGCACCGCAACCTGATGAGCCTGATCGGCGGCGTCGAGGCGATCCTCGGGCTCCCCGAGGGCGAGGGCCGCGTCATCTCGTGGCTGCCGGCCGCCCACATCGCCGAGCGTGGCGCGAACTACTACCTGCCGGTCGTCCGCGGCTATGAGACGACCGTCTGCCCGGACCCCAAGCGCGTCGCCGAGTTCCTCGGAAAGGTCCGCCCGACGTGGTTCTTCGCCGTGCCGCGCGTCTGGGAGAAGCTCAAGGCCGGCCTCGAGGCGATGGTCGCGGGGCTCCCCGACGAGCAGCGCGAGGGGGCCGAGAAGGCTCTCGCCGCCGCGACGCAGCGGGTGCGCCTGCGCCAGGCGGGCGAGCCGGTTCCCTCGGAGCTCGACGCCGCCGTCGAGCAGGCCGACGCGCAGATGTTCGCCCCGATCCGCGCCCAGCTCGGGCTCGACGACGTGGCGAGCGTCAACGTCGGCGCGGCACCGACCCCTGTCGAGGTGCTCGAGTTCTTCCACGCGATCGGGATCGAGATCGGCGAGCTCTGGGGGATGTCGGAGACGTGCGGGGTCGCCGCGTGCAACCCGCCCGGCGCGGTCAAGCTGGGGACCGTCGGCCCGCCGTTCCCGGGGATCGAGATCCGGATCGCCGACGACGGCGAGGTGCTCGTCCGCGGTGCCTCGATCATGCCGGGCTACCGCAACCTGCCCGACAAGACGGCCGAGGCGCTCTCCGAGGACGGCTGGCTCCACACGGGCGACGTCGGCGAACTCGACGCCGACGGCTACCTGAAGATCGTCGATCGCAAGAAGGAGCTGCTGATCAACGCGTCGGGGAAGAACATGTCCCCGACCGAGATCGAGTCGAAGCTGAGCGCGTCTAGCCCGCTGATCGGGCAGGCGGTCGCGATCGGGGACGCGCGGCCCTACAACGTCGCGCTCGTCGTCCTCGACCCCGACTTCGCGCCGGTATGGGCGGGCCAGCACGGGATCGAGGACGCCTCGATCGAGGCGCTGGCCGCGAACCCCGAGCTCCAGGCCGCGGTCGCGAGCGCGATCGGGCACGCGAACGCTCGCATGTCGCGGGTCGAGCAGATCAAGCGATTTCGGATCATGCCCCGCGAGTGGGTCCCGGGCGGAGACGAGCTGACGCCGACGATGAAGCTCAAGCGCCGGCCGATAGCCGAGCGCTACTCGGAGGAGATCGAGGCGCTCTACGCCGGCGAGGGGATCGAGCCGGACGAACCCGCCTCTGCCTAG
- a CDS encoding AAC(3) family N-acetyltransferase has translation MIRRLVARLPKPLRDRLRAARRSVRRRRFEAAQRRHPVNLDAAAVAAALADAGVEPGDTCFVQAAMSSFGAFDDGADTVIAGFRRAVGEDGLLAMPAFSLDASMQSYLERGEHFDARSTPSLMGRVSETFRRLPETHRSTHPTHSVSAAGPGAEDLVAGHELAPTPFGVGTPFTRLGERGGWQVFFGCGTAPMTLYHAFECTRRPPFPLPVFSERVFEVECVDENGRGLRMRTLAHDPDFVIGRIDSNPEIQRRFRTAILDGGGRAVELGRGEILAIRISDLYATFERLLERGETIYDRPLDPATSELSPQARILGRGADGVAA, from the coding sequence GTGATCAGAAGGCTCGTCGCCAGACTTCCCAAGCCGCTTCGCGACCGCCTGCGCGCGGCTCGCCGCTCCGTGCGCCGACGGCGCTTCGAGGCGGCCCAGCGGCGCCACCCCGTGAACCTCGATGCGGCGGCGGTCGCTGCCGCGCTCGCCGACGCGGGCGTCGAGCCCGGCGACACGTGTTTCGTCCAGGCGGCGATGTCGAGCTTCGGGGCGTTCGACGACGGCGCCGACACCGTGATCGCCGGGTTCCGCCGGGCGGTCGGCGAGGACGGGTTGCTCGCGATGCCCGCCTTCAGCCTCGACGCCTCGATGCAGAGCTACCTCGAGCGCGGCGAGCACTTCGACGCTCGCTCGACGCCGTCGCTGATGGGCCGGGTCAGCGAGACGTTCCGGCGCCTGCCCGAGACGCATCGCTCGACGCATCCGACGCACTCGGTCTCAGCCGCCGGCCCCGGGGCCGAGGACCTCGTCGCCGGGCACGAGCTCGCGCCGACCCCGTTCGGCGTCGGGACGCCGTTCACCAGGCTCGGCGAGCGCGGCGGCTGGCAGGTCTTCTTCGGCTGCGGGACCGCGCCGATGACGCTCTACCACGCATTCGAGTGCACCCGGCGCCCGCCGTTCCCGCTGCCCGTCTTCTCCGAGCGGGTGTTCGAGGTCGAGTGCGTCGATGAGAACGGGCGTGGACTGCGGATGCGGACGCTGGCCCACGATCCGGACTTCGTGATCGGGCGGATCGACTCGAACCCCGAGATCCAGCGACGCTTTCGCACCGCGATCCTCGATGGTGGCGGCCGCGCCGTCGAGCTCGGCAGGGGGGAGATCCTCGCGATCCGGATCTCCGACCTCTACGCGACCTTCGAGCGTCTGCTCGAGCGCGGCGAGACGATCTACGACCGCCCGCTCGACCCTGCGACGTCGGAGCTGTCGCCGCAGGCGCGCATCCTCGGGCGCGGGGCCGACGGGGTGGCGGCATGA
- the pyrR gene encoding bifunctional pyr operon transcriptional regulator/uracil phosphoribosyltransferase PyrR — MGLRRQRARRRAARSRARDPAPLDQPPGARRSSRAVGQLGLRAGDRPPARRPGAAAGDRADRPPVPPRLDPRGVVRPRPRRARHRLRRRLHGKASAGGSEAGREPVAPASGSRPTPAERRRRPPADAARPANSGHSHPPPRRPPPRVVASTASVPLTTVQRGREGARVAKLASTPSKTVLDRDDLRRTTVRIAHQIVEKNPGAETGSSSIALVGIHTRGAVLARRLHELVAELSGVEVPLGDIDISFYRDDLTGRPAGPAPVVHASHLDFDLSDRTVILVDDVMYTGRTARAAIEALFDYGRPARVQLAVLADRGHRELPIRPDYVGKNLPTARSERVTVRLEEVDGVDEVTIEPVPSPEAVA; from the coding sequence ATGGGTCTTCGGCGCCAACGAGCTCGGCGTCGCGCTGCTCGATCGCGAGCACGGGATCCTGCACCGCTCGATCAACCGCCGGGGGCTCGCCGATCGAGCCGCGCTGTGGGGCAACTCGGCCTCCGCGCTGGCGATCGGCCGCCCGCTCGCCGGCCGGGCGCGGCGGCCGGAGATCGAGCGGACCGACCGCCCGTACCACCTCGGCTGGATCCTCGAGGCGTGGTGCGACCGCGACCTCGGCGCGCTCGGCATCGGCTGAGACGCCGGCTGCATGGCAAGGCGTCGGCGGGCGGGAGCGAGGCGGGCCGAGAACCTGTCGCCCCAGCGTCAGGTTCTCGGCCCACCCCGGCCGAGCGGCGCCGCCGGCCGCCGGCCGATGCGGCGCGACCCGCAAACTCCGGGCATTCCCATCCCCCTCCGCGGCGGCCGCCGCCGCGCGTGGTAGCTTCGACCGCGTCGGTTCCTTTAACCACGGTCCAGCGAGGCCGAGAAGGGGCACGCGTAGCGAAATTGGCTTCGACGCCTTCGAAGACCGTCCTTGATCGAGATGACCTGCGCCGGACGACCGTCCGGATCGCGCATCAGATCGTCGAGAAGAACCCCGGTGCCGAGACCGGATCGAGCTCGATCGCCCTCGTCGGGATCCACACCCGCGGTGCCGTCCTCGCCCGGCGGCTGCACGAGCTCGTCGCCGAGCTGTCGGGCGTCGAGGTGCCGCTCGGCGACATCGACATCTCCTTCTACCGCGACGATCTCACCGGACGACCCGCCGGCCCCGCGCCCGTCGTCCACGCCTCGCATCTCGACTTCGACCTCTCCGATCGCACCGTGATCCTGGTCGACGACGTCATGTACACGGGGCGCACCGCCCGCGCCGCGATCGAGGCGCTGTTCGACTACGGCCGCCCGGCGCGGGTCCAGCTCGCGGTCCTCGCCGACCGCGGCCACCGCGAGCTCCCGATCCGGCCCGACTACGTCGGAAAGAACCTGCCGACGGCGCGCTCCGAGCGCGTCACCGTCCGGCTCGAGGAGGTCGACGGGGTCGACGAGGTCACGATCGAGCCGGTCCCGAGCCCGGAGGCGGTGGCCTGA